From the Paenibacillus sp. MMS20-IR301 genome, the window GGTATTGATTACAGGGATCAGCGTATACACCGCCGGGCATTTACGGGATCTGCCACAGCCCGGACAGCCTGAAGCGCCGGAAATGGTGGGGAAGAAAGCAGATGTGCGGCCTGCCTCCGGTTCTCAGCCCGGCGGGCTGCCGTTTCCGGTAACGGTAAGTGAGGAGGGGGCTTCCCAGAAAAGGCCGCCGGTCTTGGCGCTTACGCTGGAGCATCTGAAATATCTGCCTGAATCAAAGAGTCCGGCCGGGATGATTATGCGGGAGGAGCAGCTGATGCAGGAGGACTACAGTGATGTCATCGGCCAGAACCATGTGAAACGGGCGCTGACAATCGCGGCTGCCGGGATGCACAATATTATACTGATCGGCCCGCCGGGTACCGGGAAAACAATGCTCATCAAACGTCTGCCGGGCATTCTACCCAGGCTTAGTGATACGGAATCGCTTGAGGTAACGAAGATCTTCAGCGCCTCCGGCAAGCTGAAGGATGCCAGCGGCGGTCTGCTGCGCAGCCGTCCGTTCCGTTCACCCCATCATACAATCTCCGCAGCCGGACTGATCGGCGGAGGGGGTGTGCCGAAGCCGGGTGAGGTAAGCCTTGCCCACCGCGGTATTCTGTTTCTGGATGAGCTGCCCGAATTCTCCCGCTCGGTGCTGGAAGTACTCCGTCAGCCGCTGGAGGACGGGGTGGTGACCATCAGCCGGGCGCGGGCTTCCTTCACCTTCCCGGCCCGGTTTCTGCTGGCCTGTTCCATGAACCCCTGCATGTGCGGATTTCTCGGAGCCGGCAATCCGCACCAGCGCTGCACCTGCAGCCCGGCCAAAATTGCCCAGTACCGGGCCAAAATCTCCGGGCCGCTGCTGGACCGGATGGATATGCAGGTGGTTGTGCCCCGTCCGAAGGATTGGGACCGGACGGCCCCGGCACTCTCGACTGCGCAGATGCGCACGGAGGTGCTCTGCGCTCAGGCTGTTCAGGCAGAGCGTTATAAGCATCTGCCAATTTCCTGGAACAGCGAGCTTTCCGGTGCGGCTTTGCGCCGTTATGCAAGCCTCGGGGCAGAGGGCGGCGAGCTCCTGAACCATATACTGGAGAGCCTAGGACTAAGTATGCGGGCACATGACCGGATTATTAAGCTGGCCCGCACCATTGCCGATCTGGAGGGTCAGGCGGACATTGGTTCTGCTCATCTGGCAGAAGCTGTCCAATACCGTAATCTGGACCGGCAGGTGATGGCGGAGGAGGAAGTTTAACCCAAATTATGTACAACTGCAGCAGTCCTAATCACACAGCAGCCCCCTGCCCGTGTTCCGGGCAGGGGGCTGTGCTTGCTCTCCGCAGGAGAGAGTAATGCTATATGAAGGGTAAGCGGCGGATATGGGGGGATACCCGGATTATAGGAATGGCGCCGATGACGCGGATTACAGAACGTTCAGTTCCACTTCAATATTACCGCGGGTTGCACGGGAATAAGGGCAGGCGCCATGGGCTGCTTCGGTCAGCTTGACAGCTGTTTCGTGATCAACGCCTTTGACCAGTACATCCAGCTTCACTGCAATTCCGAAGCCGCCGTCTTCAACTTTGCCGAAGCTCACTGTAGCTGTTACTTCACTGCCTTCAATCTTGACCTTGCCGAGGCGGGCTACCATGTTCAGCGCACTGTCGAAGCAGGCGGAATAGCCGGCTGCAAACAGCTGTTCAGGATTAGTGCCTTCGCCGCCGGCGCCGCCCATTTCCCGCGGAGTGCTGATGGTGAGGTTCAGCTTAGGACTTTCGGATTCGATGTAGCCTTGTCTGCCGCCGACTGCTTTTACTGTAGTTTCATACATTTTCTGTTGAATAGTCATCATTATAAATCGCTCCCGTTCGTTTCGTTAATGTATTGTACACAACTTAATTTAACACAATTAAAAATAAAGTCAATCTATTTTCCGCTATTAACATGAAATGATAAATGAATTGTGATAAACTAATGTCACAAAGGCAGGTGAAGAAGAGATGCAAGAAGAAACAACTACAACCCCAGAGCTTATGCTGGAGAACCAGCTCTGCTTTACGATTTATGCCTGTTCGCGTGAATTTACGAAGCTGTACCAGCCTCATCTGGACAAGATCGGTTTGACCTATTCACAGTACCTCGTGATGCTTGTCCTCTGGGAAAGACGGCAATGCACAGTCAAGGAGCTTGGAGAGGCACTGTTCCTGGATTCAGGCACGCTTACACCGCTGCTGAAGCGGCTGCAGGCCGCAGGGCTGATCTTGCGTGAACGTTCTTTGCAGGATGAGCGGAAGGTGCTGATATCGCTGACCATTCAAGGCCGCGCGCTACAGCAGGAGGCACTGTGTATTCCAGGTAAAATGGCTGAAGGCACCATGCTCTCCGCCGAGGAATTCATCGCTCTGCTGGGCCAGTTTAAAGGTCTGCTGGCACGGGTTCATGAAGCTAATATTAATAACTCCAAATAGTCCAGCAGTATAAAGTCAATGCAATCGTTCGCAATACGGCATGAATTTAAGCGAAAATATGTGTATAAATAGTGAAAGTTTATGAGGAAAGCGTTTTAGAATCATGTTACAATATTCTGGGTTTCACATTCTGACATATAGGTAATTATAGATAGGAATCTGTAATATGCTCTATATTGTCGCAGGATGCCGCAGGCAGAAGACAGGGCTGATCTTTGTTTTCTGACTGTGCCGGGATATTGACAACAGCACCAGTCTTGCCCCGGCTTTGGACAATCAAAACGGAATGCGGAATGGCCGCAGGCTGCCTGCTATACGGCCACCGCAACACTTTAGGAGGCTTCCGGTATGAATATCCACGAGTATCAGGGAAAAGAAGTACTCAAGAAGTACGGTGTAGCCGTACCGAACGGAAAAGTTGCTTATACAGTGGAGGAAGCAGTGGAAGCTGCTGCAGCGCTGGGTACACCGGTTGTTGTAGTCAAGGCTCAGATTCATGCAGGAGGACGCGGCAAAGCCGGAGGCGTCAAGGTAGCGAAGGACAGTGATGAGGTCCGTGCCTATGCGGATGAGATCCTCGGCAAGACACTGATCACCCACCAGACAGGGCCGGAAGGCAAAGTTGTGAAGCGGCTGCTGATTGAAGAGGGCTGCCAGATTGTCAAAGAATACTATATTGGACTGGTTGTAGACCGCAGTACCGGCCGGGTGGTCATGATGGCATCCGAGGAAGGCGGTACAGAAATTGAAGAGGTGGCGGCCACGCATCCGGAGAAGATTTTCAAGGAAGTCATTGATCCGGCTGTAGGACTGCAGACCTTCCAGGCACGCAAACTGGCTTACAGCATTGCCATACCGTCCGAGCTGGTGAATAAAGCGGTCAAGTTCATGCAAGCGCTATATCTGGCTTTTGTGGATAAAGATTGCTCAATTGCGGAGATTAATCCGCTCGTGGTCACCGCTGACGGAAACGTAATGGCGCTGGATGCCAAGCTTAACTTTGATTCTAACGCGCTGTACCGGCATAAGGATATTCTGGAGCTGCGCGACCTTGACGAAGAGGATGCCAAAGAAATTGAAGCCTCCAAATTCGATCTCAGCTATATAGCACTGGATGGGAACATCGGCTGTATGGTGAACGGGGCGGGGCTCGCAATGGCAACCATGGATATTATTAAATATTACGGCGGCGAACCGGCGAACTTCCTCGATGTAGGGGGCGGTGCGACCACGGAGAAGGTTACTGAAGCGTTTAAAATTATCCTGTCTGATGATAAGGTGAGCGGGATATTTGTTAATATTTTCGGCGGAATTATGCGCTGTGATGTCATTGCTTCCGGGGTGGTCGAAGCGGCCAGGCAGCTGGGCCTGACGAAACCGCTGGTAGTACGGCTTGAAGGTACGAATGTGGCGCTAGGCAAAGAAATTCTCGCCGGCTCAGGGCTGAATATCGTAGCGGCTGATTCTATGGCTGACGGTGCCCGTAAAATCGTTTCTCTCGTGTAATATCCGACAATAATAGTGAGGATGTGACCTTAGACATGAGCATTCTTGTAGATAAGCATACGAAAGTCATCACGCAGGGAATTACGGGCGCTACAGGCTTATTTCATACTAAAGGAGCACTGGATTACGGTACGCAGATGGTAGGCGGGGTAACACCGGGCAAGGGGGGGACCACGGTACAGATTACCCTGGAGAATGGTACGGAAACCAGTCTGCCTGTGTTTGATACCGTCGTTGCCGCCAAAGCCGCTACGGGTGCGACAGCGAGTGTAATCTATGTGCCGCCCGCCTTTGCTGCTGACTCCATTATGGAAGCTGTGGATGCCGGGCTTGAGCTGGTTATTTGTATTACGGAAGGCATTCCGGTGCTTGATATGGTGAGGGTCTCCAGATATATGGAAGGTAAGTCTACCGTCCTGATCGGGCCTAACTGTCCCGGGGTAATTACGCCTGGAGAATGTAAAATAGGCATCATGCCGGGTTATATCCATATGCCGGGTTATGTCGGTGTAGTTTCACGGAGCGGAACTTTAACCTATGAAGCGGTTCACCAGCTGACAGCCCGCGGCATCGGCCAGTCTTCGGCAGTCGGCATTGGCGGGGACCCGGTCAAGGGCTCGGAATTCATTGATATTCTGAAGCTGTTTAATGAAGATCCCGGTACGAAAGCCGTGGTCATGATCGGGGAGATCGGCGGTACCGCAGAAGAGGAAGCCGCTCTATGGATTAAGGAGAATATGACGAAGCCTGTAGTAGGGTTTATCGGCGGTGTAACAGCACCTGCGGGCAAACGGATGGGGCATGCCGGGGCGATCATTTCAGGCGGGAAAGGGACGGCAAGCGAGAAAATCGCTGTGCTGGAAGCCTGCGGAATTAAGGTTGCGCCAACGCCTGCAGAAATGGGCTCGACCCTTGTGAGTGTGCTGGAGGAGCGCGGAATCTTGAATGCGTTCACCACCCACTAGCAGTCTGCTAACCGGAGCACACAAAAATCACTGCTTTTACATTTGAAGCATGTATAATCATCTTAAAGGTAAGCAACCTTTTATTCCGGAATCCGGGGTGAAAGGTTGCTTTTTGTGTTTATATGGC encodes:
- a CDS encoding YifB family Mg chelatase-like AAA ATPase, which codes for MYGKMHSACLYGIEGVMIGVEVDLANGLPQTSIIGLPDSAVREAVERVRAAVKNCGYSYPQQRVTINLAPADLRKEGSAFDLAIALGILTTSGQLVMPEAENMLLIGELALDGSLRPVNGVLSMVEAARRAGFKAVLVPPGNAAEAVLITGISVYTAGHLRDLPQPGQPEAPEMVGKKADVRPASGSQPGGLPFPVTVSEEGASQKRPPVLALTLEHLKYLPESKSPAGMIMREEQLMQEDYSDVIGQNHVKRALTIAAAGMHNIILIGPPGTGKTMLIKRLPGILPRLSDTESLEVTKIFSASGKLKDASGGLLRSRPFRSPHHTISAAGLIGGGGVPKPGEVSLAHRGILFLDELPEFSRSVLEVLRQPLEDGVVTISRARASFTFPARFLLACSMNPCMCGFLGAGNPHQRCTCSPAKIAQYRAKISGPLLDRMDMQVVVPRPKDWDRTAPALSTAQMRTEVLCAQAVQAERYKHLPISWNSELSGAALRRYASLGAEGGELLNHILESLGLSMRAHDRIIKLARTIADLEGQADIGSAHLAEAVQYRNLDRQVMAEEEV
- a CDS encoding organic hydroperoxide resistance protein, whose amino-acid sequence is MMTIQQKMYETTVKAVGGRQGYIESESPKLNLTISTPREMGGAGGEGTNPEQLFAAGYSACFDSALNMVARLGKVKIEGSEVTATVSFGKVEDGGFGIAVKLDVLVKGVDHETAVKLTEAAHGACPYSRATRGNIEVELNVL
- a CDS encoding MarR family transcriptional regulator → MQEETTTTPELMLENQLCFTIYACSREFTKLYQPHLDKIGLTYSQYLVMLVLWERRQCTVKELGEALFLDSGTLTPLLKRLQAAGLILRERSLQDERKVLISLTIQGRALQQEALCIPGKMAEGTMLSAEEFIALLGQFKGLLARVHEANINNSK
- the sucC gene encoding ADP-forming succinate--CoA ligase subunit beta — protein: MNIHEYQGKEVLKKYGVAVPNGKVAYTVEEAVEAAAALGTPVVVVKAQIHAGGRGKAGGVKVAKDSDEVRAYADEILGKTLITHQTGPEGKVVKRLLIEEGCQIVKEYYIGLVVDRSTGRVVMMASEEGGTEIEEVAATHPEKIFKEVIDPAVGLQTFQARKLAYSIAIPSELVNKAVKFMQALYLAFVDKDCSIAEINPLVVTADGNVMALDAKLNFDSNALYRHKDILELRDLDEEDAKEIEASKFDLSYIALDGNIGCMVNGAGLAMATMDIIKYYGGEPANFLDVGGGATTEKVTEAFKIILSDDKVSGIFVNIFGGIMRCDVIASGVVEAARQLGLTKPLVVRLEGTNVALGKEILAGSGLNIVAADSMADGARKIVSLV
- the sucD gene encoding succinate--CoA ligase subunit alpha, yielding MSILVDKHTKVITQGITGATGLFHTKGALDYGTQMVGGVTPGKGGTTVQITLENGTETSLPVFDTVVAAKAATGATASVIYVPPAFAADSIMEAVDAGLELVICITEGIPVLDMVRVSRYMEGKSTVLIGPNCPGVITPGECKIGIMPGYIHMPGYVGVVSRSGTLTYEAVHQLTARGIGQSSAVGIGGDPVKGSEFIDILKLFNEDPGTKAVVMIGEIGGTAEEEAALWIKENMTKPVVGFIGGVTAPAGKRMGHAGAIISGGKGTASEKIAVLEACGIKVAPTPAEMGSTLVSVLEERGILNAFTTH